From Thermococcus sp.:
CAACGACCTTTACCCAGTAAACTCCATTCATTCCCGTAAATATCCCAGCGTGTGCATTATATTCAGAACTTCCCAGTGCCTTCTTCAACCCCTTATAAGCCTTCTCCGTCGTCATCATCCACGGACTTTCGGGCTTTCCTTCCTCGATGGGCATGAAGACAAGCTGGTGAACCTTGGATTTCTTCTTCACATCTTCGAGGGTTGCCTCCACATCTGCTCCCCTACTGTCGGGCCAGTTCCAGACGACGAGCGGTATCGGGAACTCCGTCTTCTCGGACTTCTCAATAACGAGCATTCCCGTTCTGGTCGTTGCTCCCTCAAAGGGATAGAGCGTCACGAGATCGTGGACTTTGAGGACTTTGACCGGTATCTTTGGCTCCCTCCTCCTGCCGTGAGCCAAAAACTTTCTGAACCCTGCTCCAGCCTGCGTCTTGAAGAGTGTGAATGGCACGAGGAAGGCCAGTTTTCCACCGGGCTTTAGGTAGCGGTCGAAGGTTCTTGCAACGAAGAGCATTGCCATGTCCCTTTTTACCTTTCCCATTCCCTTCCCCGAGCCCTTCTCAAGGCCGTAGTACTGCCAGAGTGGCTTTGTCAACTCGCGGTAGTTTTCAGGTAGGCTTTCCCAGTTAATCCAGGGTGGATTGCCAACAACAAAGTCGAACTTTCCGATTGTAAGGGGCGCGAAGGCATTTCTCAAAACCCTCGTCCAAATTCTGTCCTTTCCTTCCTGTTCAAGCCGATAGAGCTTTTTATAGAGTTCCTTGAGAGCGTCCTCGGTGTCCTGGCTGAACTTCCTCCCTTTCAGCTTGGAGGTGTAGAGGTACGCCAGGAACTTCCCGGGGCTGTAGTTTCTCCTCAGGCCGTCTTCGATGGCTTCAAAGACCTTATCAACAAGGCCTTTTTCTATTATCTCCAACGGGACTTCAAACTCCCCTGCGACCGTTTTTAGAGCTATCCTCTTTCCACCCCTTGCCGATGTCTTGGTGCTCACGGTTATAGAGTCCGCAAGGTAAACCGGTATCGTTACGTCGCCGGTTCTGTATCTAATCATCTTCCCAAGGGCTATCAGATAGTTTGCCTTCGAAGCCAGAACAGCGAGCGGGTTAAGGTCTATCCCGACTATGTTTTTGGTTATCTTCTCAAGGAGTTCCGTTTGGGCATTTGGTGAAACACCCCAGTGTTCCAGTGCCCACTCCCTGGCGCGCTTTATGGCAAGAACCAAAAACGTTCCCGAACCACAGGCGGGGTCAAGGAGCCTCACATCAGGATTGCCATCGTAGCCTGCTTCATCAAGTGTTAGCTCGGCCAGCCAATCTGGAGTAAAGTATTCTCCGAGGCTATGCCTTATTTCTTTTGGGACTAGGTTCTGGTAGAGCCTCTTGAATAGGTCCTCGACCCTCTCAGGTGTCTGTTCAACTGTCGAGGGCTCATAGTCCATCAGCGCTTTGACAATTTCATGAACGGTTCTTGCTATTTCCTCGTTCCACTCCTCAAGATACCATGCAAAGTAATCCGCTTCAAGGAAGTTCCTTATGCCCAGTTGCCTGAATAAACCTCCCTCTTCGAGTTCCTCTTCTAGAACGAATCTAAGGCCTTCGGAATTGCTTAGATAGCTCTCATGGAGTCTCGCAAGGATTGAACCGGCTAGCCCGACGGAAAGGACACTCACTATCTCACTGACTATGAGCTTCATAAGAAGGGTATAGTACGTGTGTAGAGCAAAGGTTAGTTTCTCCGGGTCGGCATTCTCGAAGCCATAGAACTTGGCGAGCTTTTTCAGTTTCTCCGGCGTGTAAGAGCAAACTTGGGAGAATATTCTCCTCCAGTCTTCAAATAAAAGTTCTATCCGCTCTGAGTTGGGATTTTCAAGGGCGTTATAGAACGCTTTCAGGGCCTCGTGGGCTATTTTGCTCTTTGGCCCGAAGTCCTTCAGCAGAGTTTCCGCTTCGAGCGGTTTCCTCGTTAGGCCCCTAAGGGCATCGAGAAGGTACTCAAGGGACTCTTCGTTGAAAGGAACCGGGCCGAGGGTTTTGAAAGAGCCCTTCCAATATCTCACAAAGGCTATTGTGTAGCCATCAAAGACAACGCCAAGATAATACGGATAGAGCTCGACGCTCTCAGCCTCGCTCATTATGTACCTCTTTACCTGCTCTATAGCCTCTTCGAGAGTTCTTCTATCTTCGAGTCTTCCCGGTGCTTTGTACTCAATTATAACGCCCCATAGAGGGCATCAATCCTGCCTTTCTTCTTTCTCCCAGAATCAAGAAAGGCCGTTGCCTTCTCAAACTTCCCTCTTATTCCCAGTTCTGAAACGACCTCCTCAAGAACCCTGGAAACTCCATATCTCAGCTCTTCTTCGTTTGATGCCTCCCGGGCAACTTGCCTTATCCGGGATGTTAAAAGATGAACATTGGCATCCATCAAAACCCCTCCCGTTAGTGAAAGTTATGTTAGTTATTAAGGTTTTTCAGGTAATACTGAGCTCCACCTCTTCAATGCCCCCATCACCCAAAATCCACGCCCTTGCTTCCCCTTTGGGCGTAACGATGAGCCAGGGAACTTTCCAGTTCCTCATCCCTTTTAGGTCCATTCCACTCGGAACCGGCGGACAGTTTATGTGAGAGTGGAAAATCCCGACTATTTCAAGTCCCCTCTTTTCCGCCCTATCAATGGCCTGAACCATCTCCAGGGGTTCCATTTCGAAGGCATCTTGGGATTCTAGTTTGTTCGTTATTTGTCTTGCTTCGAGGACGATGAAATCGTCCCCCTCTCTCCTCCCGAACAGAAAGCCACAAACTTCAATACCTGAGTTTCTAGCCATCTCGATGAGCATTGTGATAATTTCATGTTTGATAATGAGTCTCATGTGACAAGTTTGACCCCAATAGACTTATAAAGTTTGACAGTATGACGAATTCCCGGTGATAACATGAAGTGGGCCCTCACCCTCCATGGCGGGGAGGAGAGCGGGAAGACGATAGTGTTCGAGGCCGAAACGGCCGACGAAGCGCGGAGAATCGCGGTTCAGGAGCTCAGGCGGAAGGACGCTATGGTTTACGAACTGGAGAAGCTTGAGTGACTCCCTTTTTCTTCCCATTCAAATGACCTCATGTGTTCTGCTGGAAATATTATGTACAACAACGCTCGCTTTTGCTCATCTAATTATGTTTCTTAATGTCATTAAGTAGACAATAATGTTTTTAAGTCTCCTCAACTGGCTCTCACTAACGGTGATATCTTGGGGGTGATGGCATGCTCGTGAGGATTGTTTACTACATGAACAACACCTTACCAAAGGAGAAGATAGTCGTCACCAACGACATAAAGAAGGCCGAAAGCATAGCGCGGAAAGAAATGGAAAGACTCCGTGCCAGAGGCTACGAGCTCGAGTGGGTGGCTTAGCTCTCCCCCTCAATCTCTATGACCTTGACGTTTACGGGCAGTTCTTTGAGCTCGTTAACAACCCTCTCCGCGGCTCTGTTGGAGCGGGCGAGCATAACGAAGGCGACGTCGCCCTTGTATCTTGCCTCAGTAAAGCTTATTATGTCGCCCCTCGCTATTCCGTAGCCTATGGTCTTTCTGACTTCGTCTTCATACTTTGTCACAAACTTCGCCGGTATGCTAAGCAGAACCCCATAAATCATGTTATCACCTCCTTTTCTTTTTCAAGACCGAGCAGGAAGAGGATTAACCCGGTCCAAGTGAGTATAAAGTACAGCTTGAGGCTGAGCAGGTGAAGGGGAACTGCGACCAGCATGGCAAGTCCGCCGGTTTTTCCGTATTCCCCAAAGTTCTTTGAGACGCGATAAACATAATAGACGGCCAGCGTCTGAAGAGCCGTGAAGGTGAGGTAAACCGACCACCAGATAACGGGTGAAACTTTGATTGGCGTTATTCCAAGGGTCTTCGCCCAGCCGGAAATCCCCAGGAGTATTTTCGCCCCGTAGAGCGGTATTGAAATTCCAATCAAGATTGCTGACTTCTTCCATTCCTCGCGGAATTCCTCCCACTCCCTCACGAGAAGCAGGAGCGGAACCACCGAGAGGGGATACAAATACATCATCAGAACGACCGCGAGAAAAAGGAGAATTTCTTTTCTCCTCATCGAACCACCTCAGAGAATAGGAAAAGGAGGTTAAAAACTTAGGGGCATCAGCCCCTGGCCTGCTTGAACTGCTCCTGCATCTTTCTGTAGTATTCCATTGTCTCCTTGCTCACACTTGGGCCAATCTTCTTGAGGGCCTCCTCGAAGTCCTTCATCGTTACCTTGACCCTTCTCCTGATTTCGTCGGCCTTCATGCCGGGCTTGATGATACCCTCTTGGAGTGCCCGTCTCATCGCGAGCATTGCCGCCTCTCTAACCACGGCCGCTATGTCGGCACCGGTGTAGCCCTCGGTTCTCTTGGCCAGCTCTTCGAGGTTAACATCCTCGGCCAGTGGCACCTTCCTGGTGTGTACCTTGAATATCTCCAGTCTGGCCTTCTCGTCAGGCGCTGGAACGAGTATCAGCCTGTCAAACCTTCCGGGCCTGAGCAAAGCCGGGTCAATGATATCGGGCCTGTTGGTGGCACCTATAACCACCACTCCGCTGTTCTCCTGGATTCCGTCCATCTCCGTCAGGAGCTGGTTGATGAGCCTGTCCGTAACGCGGTTGACGTCGGTTCCCCTGCGCGGTGCTATGGCGTCAATCTCGTCTATGAATATCACAGTTGGGGCCGCCTGGCGGGCCTTCCTGAATATCTCGCGGATGTTCTTTTCGCTCTCGCCGACCCACTTGCTCAGCACTTCCGGACCCTTGATTGCTATGAAGTTGGCCTGGCTCTCGTTGGCAACGGCCTTGGCGAGTAAGGTTTTACCAGTTCCCGGCGGACCGTAGAGGAGGATTCCCTTAGGTGGTGTGATTCCGAGTCCGGCGAATGCCTCAGGATACTTGAGTGGCCATTCGACTGCTTCTCTGAGCTCTTGCTTGACGTCTTCGAGGCCTCCTATGTCGTCCCAGCGGACGTTCGGAACCTCGAGTAGGACTTCTCTCAACGCTGAAGGCTCGACCATCTTCAAAGCCTCATAGAAGTCCTTCCTGGTGACCTTGAGCTCCTCCAAGACTTCCCTCGGTATGTGTTCGGCCTCGAAGTCAATCTTGCCCTCTTTGATGAGCCTCCTTAGAGCTGCCATCGCGGCCTCTCTCGCTAGAGCGGCAAGGTCGGCACCAACGAATCCGTGGGTGATTTCCGCCAGCTCCTCGAGGAGTCCATCAATGAGCCTTGCCTTGACCTCGTCGTAGAGCCTCTCGTCAACCTCGCGGAGGACCCTCTTTATCTCCTCCTCGTCCTTGGCCTTCTCGACCTTCTCGATGGCCCTGTCTATAGCATCCCTGAACCTCTCGTCACCGCGGAGCTTCTCCAGTATCTCTATCACCTTGTCCCTCCTGAAGTCGGGCTCGATTGGCATTCCTCTGGTGTGTATTTGGAGTATCTCTTTTCTTCCCTGCTTGTCAGGAACACCGACTTCAATCTCCCTGTCAAACCTTCCAGGCCTCCTTAAGGCAGGATCAATCGCATCAGGCCTGTTAGTAGCGCCTATAACTATAACCTTTCCACGACTCTTCAGACCATCCATTAACGTGAGCAACTGACTCACAACCCTCTTTTCGACCTCACCATGGGTCTCTTCCCTCTTTGGAGCGATGCTGTCAATCTCGTCAATGAAGATTATCGCCGGCGCGTTCTCTTCGGC
This genomic window contains:
- a CDS encoding N-6 DNA methylase, with product MSEAESVELYPYYLGVVFDGYTIAFVRYWKGSFKTLGPVPFNEESLEYLLDALRGLTRKPLEAETLLKDFGPKSKIAHEALKAFYNALENPNSERIELLFEDWRRIFSQVCSYTPEKLKKLAKFYGFENADPEKLTFALHTYYTLLMKLIVSEIVSVLSVGLAGSILARLHESYLSNSEGLRFVLEEELEEGGLFRQLGIRNFLEADYFAWYLEEWNEEIARTVHEIVKALMDYEPSTVEQTPERVEDLFKRLYQNLVPKEIRHSLGEYFTPDWLAELTLDEAGYDGNPDVRLLDPACGSGTFLVLAIKRAREWALEHWGVSPNAQTELLEKITKNIVGIDLNPLAVLASKANYLIALGKMIRYRTGDVTIPVYLADSITVSTKTSARGGKRIALKTVAGEFEVPLEIIEKGLVDKVFEAIEDGLRRNYSPGKFLAYLYTSKLKGRKFSQDTEDALKELYKKLYRLEQEGKDRIWTRVLRNAFAPLTIGKFDFVVGNPPWINWESLPENYRELTKPLWQYYGLEKGSGKGMGKVKRDMAMLFVARTFDRYLKPGGKLAFLVPFTLFKTQAGAGFRKFLAHGRRREPKIPVKVLKVHDLVTLYPFEGATTRTGMLVIEKSEKTEFPIPLVVWNWPDSRGADVEATLEDVKKKSKVHQLVFMPIEEGKPESPWMMTTEKAYKGLKKALGSSEYNAHAGIFTGMNGVYWVKVVGEVDSERVVIENLGNIGKKKVRTVRRVVEKDLLYPLVRGQDHNKWHVEWSGNYILVPHDTETGKPLPEDELKVRYPLTYEYLKTFEEKLKGRSIHKLWGRGNPFYAVYDIGAYTFKPYKVVWKYIAGKISGKAEFSTAVMGYHSDRYLGEKILIPNEKLMLVPLENEDEAHYLSAVLNSTITQLIVASYTIETQISTHVLNNVNVPTFDPSNEIHLELAELSKKAHEISGEKYELLDELKGLKTSLKGKRGDERKALKAKIEELREKIGEIEEKLGKIEAKIDEKVARLYGITEEELEEIERLYGVLME
- a CDS encoding M67 family metallopeptidase; translation: MRLIIKHEIITMLIEMARNSGIEVCGFLFGRREGDDFIVLEARQITNKLESQDAFEMEPLEMVQAIDRAEKRGLEIVGIFHSHINCPPVPSGMDLKGMRNWKVPWLIVTPKGEARAWILGDGGIEEVELSIT
- a CDS encoding transposase produces the protein MRRKEILLFLAVVLMMYLYPLSVVPLLLLVREWEEFREEWKKSAILIGISIPLYGAKILLGISGWAKTLGITPIKVSPVIWWSVYLTFTALQTLAVYYVYRVSKNFGEYGKTGGLAMLVAVPLHLLSLKLYFILTWTGLILFLLGLEKEKEVIT
- a CDS encoding CDC48 family AAA ATPase, whose amino-acid sequence is MAERKEIKLKVASAYQRDVGRGIVRIDRKAMRELGVQPGDIVEIIGTKNTAAVVWPAYPEDEGLNIIRMDGTIRKNAGVGLGDEVTVRKADVKEAKKVIVAPTEPIRFGRDFVEWLHSRLVGRPVVRGDYIKIGILGQELTFVVTATTPAGIVQITEFTDFQVSEKPVKEVSKTATLGVTYEDIGGLKDVIQKVREMIELPLKHPEIFEKLGIEPPKGVLLYGPPGTGKTLLAKAVANEANAHFIAINGPEIMSKYYGESEERLREVFKEAEENAPAIIFIDEIDSIAPKREETHGEVEKRVVSQLLTLMDGLKSRGKVIVIGATNRPDAIDPALRRPGRFDREIEVGVPDKQGRKEILQIHTRGMPIEPDFRRDKVIEILEKLRGDERFRDAIDRAIEKVEKAKDEEEIKRVLREVDERLYDEVKARLIDGLLEELAEITHGFVGADLAALAREAAMAALRRLIKEGKIDFEAEHIPREVLEELKVTRKDFYEALKMVEPSALREVLLEVPNVRWDDIGGLEDVKQELREAVEWPLKYPEAFAGLGITPPKGILLYGPPGTGKTLLAKAVANESQANFIAIKGPEVLSKWVGESEKNIREIFRKARQAAPTVIFIDEIDAIAPRRGTDVNRVTDRLINQLLTEMDGIQENSGVVVIGATNRPDIIDPALLRPGRFDRLILVPAPDEKARLEIFKVHTRKVPLAEDVNLEELAKRTEGYTGADIAAVVREAAMLAMRRALQEGIIKPGMKADEIRRRVKVTMKDFEEALKKIGPSVSKETMEYYRKMQEQFKQARG